A single genomic interval of Agrobacterium larrymoorei harbors:
- a CDS encoding glycosyltransferase codes for MSSARHRIVLATDSLDPSGMGEHMLTLARALENEWAVTIAAPAETEGRLLSRAARLGLAVKSIDDMSAFGEWLRATSTSILHVHAGIGWEGHEIAGAGFAHNIPVVRTEHLPYLLTDKDQQQHYARECVSLAHRIAVSEAVKSSFEQNGVDADHISLVRNGTFALTPNPGKTSIRGMDGRNVLLTAARFSKQKDHATLIAAMPAILAAHPNTVLLLVGKGEELEAIKALVEAQSLTEHVRFLGHRTDIADLMAQADLFVLPSKFEGLPLAVLEAMSIGLPVVATNIGGNIEALGPSHPFLAEPGDYASLAQVLIRALDDPATAKSAGQSGFERFQNHFSAQRMANETAAVYERVLSQAAPLTQGHVFMGKKRIGFIGAGGIANRHLEILGGFEDVELVAFADPDFARAEHAASRFGAKAFDNHRAMLEAQSLDTVYICVPPFAHGKAERDLIAKNIPFFVEKPITLDLALAEELSAEIEASRLITGVGYHWRYLDTVEEARNLLQHNPAQLLSGYWLDQTPPPQWWWKSDMSGGQMVEQATHIIDLARYLVGEVAHVYGRVGFKERDSFPGLDVPGVTTANLTFQSGVIANISSTCLLGWSHRIGLNIFADRLAIELTDHDIMVDVGAGRPVRQADGDPVWREDRDFIDAVRGGENHIRCTYQDALATHRVALAVVESARSGEPVSLEQPSISRNPVAPLYHEPRNEQQPGPAPGHRIVRSLGIEAPGRAFFFEYEEGPPTDNQVWLDTLYTGFSAGTELTFLKNTNPYLHSRFDGGRGVFLQNEPDLHYPVPFLGYMEVARVSKSRAEGFSVGDIFATTYAHKTGHTSDPFHDVLVPMPDEIDPILGVFVAQMGPIAANGILHADADALGPNISTFGAGVAGRNVIVIGAGTVGLMTALFAQRAGALGVIIADPSEFRRSKAQAMGLIAMTEEDAWQHCKARWHNGATDRGADFVFQTRAHAHSLHVALKALRPQGTVIDLAFYQGGADALRLGEEFHHNGLNIRCAQINRVPRGLDGLWNRRRLAHETIGLLQTHGNIIREQMITHVVPFDDGPQFLADLVANRPEFLQIIFKVGE; via the coding sequence ATGAGCAGCGCGCGTCACAGGATCGTTCTTGCCACCGATAGTCTCGATCCATCGGGCATGGGTGAACACATGTTGACGCTTGCCCGCGCACTTGAAAATGAGTGGGCGGTAACGATTGCGGCGCCTGCCGAAACCGAAGGACGGTTGTTGTCGAGGGCAGCCCGACTGGGGCTTGCCGTCAAAAGCATCGATGACATGTCGGCTTTCGGTGAATGGCTGCGCGCGACGTCCACGTCTATCCTCCATGTCCATGCGGGCATCGGTTGGGAAGGCCACGAAATAGCGGGGGCCGGTTTCGCTCACAACATCCCCGTCGTCAGAACCGAGCATCTGCCTTATCTTCTGACCGACAAAGACCAGCAGCAACATTACGCCAGAGAATGCGTGTCGCTCGCTCATCGCATTGCCGTATCGGAAGCCGTAAAATCCAGCTTCGAACAAAACGGCGTCGATGCCGACCATATTAGCCTCGTGCGCAACGGCACTTTTGCCCTGACGCCAAATCCGGGCAAAACCTCAATAAGGGGCATGGATGGGCGAAATGTCCTTCTCACCGCCGCCCGCTTTTCCAAACAGAAAGACCACGCGACCCTGATTGCGGCCATGCCCGCCATTCTTGCGGCACACCCGAACACCGTCCTGCTCCTTGTCGGCAAAGGCGAGGAGCTTGAAGCGATCAAGGCTCTGGTGGAAGCGCAGTCGTTGACGGAACATGTGCGTTTTCTCGGCCATAGAACCGATATTGCCGACTTGATGGCGCAAGCCGATCTTTTCGTTCTGCCATCGAAATTCGAAGGACTGCCGCTTGCCGTGCTGGAGGCCATGTCGATCGGGCTGCCCGTTGTCGCAACCAACATTGGCGGCAATATAGAGGCGCTTGGACCTTCGCATCCCTTTCTGGCCGAACCAGGCGATTACGCCTCGCTGGCGCAGGTGTTGATCAGGGCTCTCGATGATCCTGCAACGGCAAAATCGGCGGGACAATCGGGCTTCGAACGCTTCCAGAACCACTTTTCCGCACAGCGCATGGCAAACGAAACCGCCGCCGTTTACGAGCGCGTACTTTCGCAGGCAGCGCCTCTCACGCAAGGACATGTCTTCATGGGAAAAAAGCGTATCGGCTTTATCGGTGCTGGCGGCATCGCCAACCGCCATCTGGAAATTCTCGGTGGCTTCGAGGATGTGGAACTGGTGGCGTTTGCCGACCCGGATTTTGCCCGCGCAGAACATGCCGCCAGCCGTTTCGGTGCCAAGGCCTTCGATAACCACCGCGCCATGCTGGAAGCGCAGTCACTGGATACTGTCTATATCTGCGTGCCACCTTTCGCCCATGGCAAAGCTGAGCGCGACCTTATCGCCAAAAACATTCCGTTTTTCGTTGAAAAGCCTATCACGCTCGATCTGGCATTGGCCGAGGAACTGAGCGCGGAGATCGAGGCCTCGAGGCTGATCACCGGTGTCGGCTATCACTGGCGCTACCTCGATACTGTCGAGGAGGCGCGCAACCTTCTTCAACATAACCCCGCTCAGCTTTTGTCCGGCTACTGGTTGGATCAGACACCGCCGCCGCAATGGTGGTGGAAATCGGATATGTCGGGCGGACAAATGGTTGAACAGGCGACGCATATTATCGACCTTGCCCGCTATCTGGTCGGTGAAGTCGCCCATGTCTATGGCCGTGTCGGGTTCAAGGAGCGCGACAGCTTCCCCGGCCTTGATGTGCCCGGCGTCACCACCGCCAACCTTACCTTTCAGTCCGGTGTCATCGCCAATATCTCTTCCACCTGCCTTCTGGGCTGGAGCCACAGGATTGGTCTCAACATCTTCGCGGATCGTCTGGCCATTGAACTGACCGACCATGATATCATGGTCGATGTCGGTGCCGGGCGGCCCGTTCGCCAGGCAGACGGTGATCCGGTTTGGCGCGAAGATCGAGACTTCATTGACGCTGTGCGTGGTGGCGAAAACCACATTCGCTGCACTTATCAGGATGCGCTCGCGACACACCGCGTTGCCCTCGCGGTGGTGGAGTCGGCGCGCAGCGGCGAACCTGTCTCTTTGGAGCAGCCATCCATCTCCCGCAATCCGGTTGCCCCGCTTTATCATGAACCGCGCAACGAGCAGCAACCCGGCCCTGCGCCCGGGCACCGGATTGTCCGTTCGCTTGGCATCGAAGCGCCCGGCAGGGCTTTTTTCTTCGAGTACGAGGAAGGCCCACCGACAGACAATCAGGTGTGGTTGGACACGCTCTATACCGGCTTTTCGGCAGGCACAGAACTCACCTTTCTGAAAAACACAAATCCCTATCTCCATTCCCGCTTCGATGGCGGGCGGGGCGTGTTTCTGCAAAACGAACCGGATCTGCACTATCCCGTACCGTTTCTTGGCTACATGGAAGTGGCGCGCGTCTCGAAATCTCGGGCCGAAGGTTTCAGTGTAGGCGACATATTCGCCACGACTTACGCCCATAAAACCGGCCACACCTCAGACCCGTTCCATGATGTGCTGGTGCCGATGCCGGATGAGATCGACCCCATCCTTGGTGTCTTTGTCGCCCAGATGGGTCCCATCGCCGCCAACGGTATTCTCCACGCGGATGCGGATGCGTTGGGGCCGAATATATCGACCTTTGGTGCAGGTGTTGCCGGTCGCAACGTCATCGTCATCGGCGCCGGCACGGTGGGCCTGATGACCGCGCTCTTCGCACAAAGGGCGGGCGCGCTCGGCGTCATCATCGCCGATCCGTCCGAATTCAGGCGAAGCAAAGCGCAGGCCATGGGACTGATAGCCATGACGGAGGAAGACGCCTGGCAGCATTGCAAGGCGCGCTGGCATAATGGTGCCACGGATCGAGGTGCCGACTTCGTTTTTCAGACGCGGGCGCATGCCCATAGTTTGCATGTGGCGCTGAAGGCGCTGCGCCCACAGGGCACCGTTATCGATCTCGCCTTCTATCAGGGCGGAGCGGATGCGTTGCGGCTGGGGGAGGAATTCCACCACAATGGTCTCAACATTCGTTGCGCCCAGATCAACCGCGTCCCGCGCGGGCTTGATGGTCTGTGGAACAGACGGCGGCTCGCCCATGAAACCATCGGCCTTCTTCAGACCCACGGCAACATCATCCGTGAGCAGATGATTACCCATGTCGTACCTTTCGATGACGGCCCGCAGTTCCTGGCAGACCTTGTCGCCAACCGACCCGAATTTCTGCAAATCATCTTCAAGGTCGGCGAATGA
- a CDS encoding glycosyltransferase family 4 protein encodes MTSNEQPIRILFVFAWLVVGGEETEVRLLARHLDRSRYRLDVVACFHKPNMPHQTHEQLRELGVDVDTTPYGLSFEDTVAYLANKIPAYDVIVSCQNVADIYPALERLHWRPPLIEHGGLVSEALAGPKHFTSRYVGVCRSIREAAASIMPGREGDALEIPSMVELSDFDGHQRAAMRTSLGIKQDEILIGWVGRLDPKKNVEDFIEAAALVHARDPKARFVIIGGPDAFLPDYAEHLQTLAKTKKLDSVLRFLGDRKDIPALLSAMDIFVWLSKGEGMPHVIAEAGAAALPVIATPDNGAMQQIEDGVGGIFVPYSDPAAVAMAVERLIANPDLRARLAQALRRKVETTYSVTAVLPQWEQLFAEVLAERKPSGPTGLFRSFLQGGFECSTHRLRPAGSAEGRRLDMIAAVSHDIHAAQDYGQLAEFGIRTVRDGFRWHLIDRQGEYDWSSIRPMLKAAQATGTQVIWDLLHYGWPDGLDIWSPQFVDRFARFAGACARFVREESDDIPFYCPVNEISFFSWGGGDAGYLNPFANGRGYELKVQLARAAIAAMETILTIEPKARFVHCDPVINVITDPTRPWEAGASEGHRQAQFQGWDLIAGRIWPQIGGRPELLDIIGVNYYFNNQWIHGGPPIDIGHPLYKPLSRILIETYARYGRPILIAETGIEDERRPEWFKYVASQGAHAMQAGVPLEGICLYPIINHPGWDDDRPCFNGLLSSEITSMNKRRAYQPLADVLKRSSLEIACSSRAFR; translated from the coding sequence ATGACGTCCAACGAACAACCCATCCGAATTCTCTTCGTCTTCGCATGGCTGGTTGTCGGGGGCGAAGAAACGGAAGTTAGGCTCTTGGCGCGTCATCTGGATCGCAGCCGCTATCGTCTCGATGTCGTTGCCTGTTTCCATAAACCGAACATGCCGCACCAGACGCATGAGCAATTGCGCGAACTCGGGGTCGATGTGGACACGACGCCCTACGGGCTTTCCTTTGAAGACACGGTTGCCTATCTCGCCAACAAGATACCGGCCTATGATGTCATCGTCTCCTGCCAGAACGTGGCCGACATCTATCCTGCACTGGAACGACTGCATTGGCGCCCTCCGCTGATCGAACATGGCGGGCTGGTATCGGAGGCGCTGGCAGGACCGAAACACTTTACCAGCCGTTATGTCGGCGTATGCCGCTCCATCCGGGAAGCCGCCGCATCCATCATGCCGGGGCGTGAAGGGGATGCCTTGGAAATCCCGTCGATGGTAGAACTCTCGGATTTCGACGGGCATCAGCGTGCCGCGATGCGCACATCGCTTGGTATAAAGCAGGACGAGATTCTTATCGGCTGGGTCGGCAGGCTTGACCCTAAGAAAAATGTCGAGGATTTCATTGAGGCCGCAGCACTGGTTCACGCACGCGATCCAAAAGCTCGCTTTGTCATAATCGGCGGACCTGATGCCTTTTTACCGGACTACGCCGAGCACTTGCAAACGCTTGCAAAGACCAAAAAGCTCGACAGCGTGCTGCGCTTTCTGGGCGATCGTAAGGATATCCCGGCCCTTCTCTCGGCGATGGACATTTTCGTCTGGTTGTCAAAAGGCGAAGGCATGCCACATGTCATTGCGGAGGCGGGTGCTGCCGCGCTACCCGTCATCGCCACGCCAGACAATGGCGCGATGCAACAGATCGAAGACGGTGTCGGCGGTATTTTCGTGCCCTATAGCGATCCTGCCGCTGTCGCCATGGCTGTTGAACGCCTGATCGCAAATCCCGATTTGCGCGCTCGCCTCGCACAAGCCCTTCGGCGCAAGGTCGAAACGACCTACAGCGTGACGGCTGTGCTGCCGCAGTGGGAACAGCTGTTTGCCGAAGTACTGGCTGAGCGTAAGCCTTCAGGACCGACAGGCCTGTTTAGATCCTTCCTGCAGGGCGGCTTCGAATGCTCGACGCACCGGCTCCGCCCTGCAGGCTCTGCAGAAGGCCGACGTCTCGATATGATCGCGGCGGTCAGTCATGACATCCATGCTGCACAAGACTATGGGCAGCTTGCAGAATTCGGCATCAGGACTGTTCGAGATGGTTTTCGCTGGCATCTGATCGACAGGCAAGGCGAATATGACTGGTCCAGCATCCGCCCCATGCTGAAGGCAGCCCAAGCAACCGGAACGCAGGTTATTTGGGACTTGCTACACTATGGATGGCCGGACGGTCTCGACATCTGGTCACCGCAGTTTGTCGACCGATTTGCACGTTTTGCAGGCGCTTGTGCTCGGTTTGTGCGCGAGGAAAGCGATGATATCCCATTCTACTGTCCCGTTAACGAAATCTCTTTTTTCTCCTGGGGCGGCGGAGATGCCGGATACCTCAACCCCTTTGCGAATGGCCGCGGATACGAACTCAAGGTCCAGCTTGCCCGGGCGGCAATTGCTGCAATGGAAACCATTCTCACAATTGAGCCGAAAGCGCGCTTCGTTCACTGCGATCCGGTCATAAACGTCATCACCGATCCCACCCGCCCTTGGGAAGCGGGCGCCAGCGAGGGCCACAGGCAAGCGCAATTTCAAGGATGGGACCTGATTGCCGGAAGGATATGGCCCCAAATCGGCGGCAGGCCGGAGCTTCTCGACATTATCGGGGTCAATTATTACTTCAACAATCAGTGGATCCACGGCGGCCCTCCCATCGATATCGGTCATCCACTTTACAAGCCACTGAGCAGGATTCTGATCGAAACCTACGCCCGCTATGGCAGACCAATTCTGATTGCCGAAACCGGTATCGAAGATGAGCGCCGGCCAGAATGGTTTAAATACGTGGCGTCTCAAGGAGCACACGCGATGCAGGCGGGTGTACCGCTCGAAGGCATCTGCCTCTACCCGATCATCAATCATCCCGGCTGGGATGACGACCGGCCTTGTTTCAACGGGCTTCTTTCCAGCGAAATTACTTCGATGAACAAACGAAGGGCCTATCAGCCGCTGGCTGATGTGTTGAAGCGGTCATCGTTAGAGATTGCGTGTAGTAGCCGAGCGTTCCGCTGA
- a CDS encoding response regulator transcription factor — translation MRILIVEDDKILGSSLKRAFEKHAYGADWFRDGGSALEALRNSDYTVLVLDVNLPGLSGLEIAQQLRRQGNDIPILMLTALDGVRDRVAGLDEGADDYVTKPFDLDELLARVRALIRRRQGRGETILRCGEVELDPSAMVARRAGSQLHLPAKEFHLLRMLMERSGRYVTKADIEYALYDLNTAVESNTIEVTIYNLRKKLGSDFIRSIRGVGYMIERAS, via the coding sequence TTGCGGATTTTGATCGTTGAGGATGACAAGATACTCGGGTCATCGCTGAAGCGGGCCTTTGAGAAGCACGCTTATGGGGCAGACTGGTTTCGTGATGGCGGGAGTGCTTTGGAGGCGCTTCGCAACAGTGACTATACGGTGCTTGTTCTGGACGTGAATCTGCCGGGTTTGAGCGGGCTGGAAATTGCGCAGCAGCTCCGCCGTCAGGGAAACGACATACCAATTCTGATGTTGACGGCGCTAGATGGGGTTCGTGATCGTGTGGCGGGGCTGGATGAAGGTGCGGATGACTATGTCACCAAGCCATTCGATCTGGATGAATTGCTTGCCCGTGTCCGGGCGCTCATCCGGCGGCGGCAGGGGCGCGGAGAAACGATCCTGCGCTGCGGTGAGGTCGAGCTTGATCCTTCAGCCATGGTCGCCCGTCGTGCGGGAAGTCAGCTGCATCTGCCCGCCAAGGAGTTCCATCTGTTGCGCATGCTGATGGAGCGAAGTGGGCGATACGTCACGAAAGCCGATATCGAATACGCGCTTTATGATCTCAATACCGCGGTTGAAAGCAACACGATCGAGGTCACGATCTACAATTTGCGCAAGAAGCTGGGCTCCGATTTCATTCGGTCGATCCGCGGCGTCGGCTATATGATAGAGCGTGCATCATGA